In Phycisphaerae bacterium, one genomic interval encodes:
- a CDS encoding DUF1570 domain-containing protein produces MSSRARSLICRIALATVLACGLADAARAQDLSKKLDTLNIRLATEHYALAGTVSDRTLRAYGDLLEFIHREYAVGFASLLQEDAGANKAQPGRPAKAKVAKTKAAGKAKRAGRDQPSAPSEAATTQPAADPNAGDGRFRVLVFATESDYQEFGRAHLGGGTAFTGGMFLPGADALLILDRGNPDDTMQTLFHEAFHQFMHRYVKNPPMWLNEGLATYYGDMRVERGRLVFRPDADRWKLVRKLIEKEQAIPLSEVVAASRAEFYDDTPIKVRGFENVRRKSAFYAEAYTLIHLLLADATARPRLQDYIRALAQDDGKHVQKITDEFFGPDVCAHMQGFWVNHVNSRPEQN; encoded by the coding sequence TCGACACGCTCAACATCCGCCTGGCCACAGAGCACTATGCGCTCGCCGGCACCGTCAGCGACCGCACGCTCCGTGCGTATGGCGATTTGCTCGAGTTCATCCACCGCGAATACGCCGTCGGGTTCGCCAGTCTGCTCCAGGAGGACGCCGGCGCCAACAAGGCGCAGCCCGGCCGGCCGGCCAAGGCCAAGGTGGCCAAGACCAAGGCGGCCGGGAAGGCCAAACGCGCCGGCCGCGACCAGCCGAGCGCGCCGTCGGAGGCGGCCACCACCCAGCCGGCGGCCGATCCCAACGCGGGGGACGGCCGGTTCCGCGTGCTGGTGTTTGCCACGGAGAGCGACTACCAGGAGTTCGGGCGGGCGCACCTCGGCGGCGGCACGGCGTTCACCGGCGGCATGTTTCTGCCCGGCGCCGACGCGCTGCTGATTCTCGATCGCGGCAACCCGGACGACACGATGCAGACGCTCTTTCACGAGGCGTTCCACCAGTTCATGCACCGCTACGTGAAGAACCCGCCGATGTGGCTGAACGAGGGTTTGGCGACTTATTACGGCGACATGCGGGTGGAGCGTGGCCGGCTGGTGTTCCGGCCCGATGCGGACCGCTGGAAGCTGGTGCGCAAACTGATCGAGAAGGAGCAGGCGATTCCGCTGAGCGAGGTGGTTGCGGCGAGCCGGGCGGAATTCTACGACGACACGCCGATCAAGGTGCGCGGGTTCGAGAACGTGCGGCGCAAGAGCGCGTTTTATGCGGAGGCGTATACGCTAATTCACCTGCTGCTGGCGGATGCCACGGCCCGCCCGCGCTTGCAGGACTACATCCGGGCGCTGGCGCAGGACGACGGCAAGCACGTGCAGAAGATCACGGATGAATTCTTCGGCCCGGACGTGTGCGCCCACATGCAGGGCTTCTGGGTCAATCACGTCAACAGCCGTCCGGAGCAGAACTGA
- the tnpA gene encoding IS200/IS605 family transposase codes for MGHTYTNLLVHVVFSTKARARLINAELQRRLYEYMAGVARHEFGRALEIGGTEDHVHALLSLRGNVAPADALRKWKSLSSGWVHQTFATRHAFAWQAGYAAFSVSQSAVNAVREYIAGQAEHHRRVSFDEELRAFLDRNGVPYDRAHLLD; via the coding sequence ATGGGGCACACCTACACAAATCTCCTCGTCCACGTCGTCTTCAGCACAAAGGCCCGCGCCCGCCTGATCAACGCCGAACTCCAACGGCGCCTCTACGAATACATGGCCGGCGTGGCCAGGCACGAATTCGGCCGAGCCCTGGAGATCGGCGGGACCGAAGATCACGTGCACGCTCTGCTGTCGCTCCGCGGCAACGTCGCGCCGGCCGATGCGCTGCGGAAATGGAAGAGCCTGTCCAGCGGCTGGGTGCATCAGACGTTTGCGACGCGGCATGCGTTCGCGTGGCAGGCGGGCTATGCGGCATTCAGCGTGAGTCAATCCGCCGTCAACGCCGTTCGGGAGTACATCGCGGGGCAGGCGGAGCATCATCGACGAGTGTCCTTTGACGAGGAGTTGCGGGCGTTTCTGGACCGCAATGGTGTACCATACGATCGGGCTCATTTGTTGGATTGA